From the genome of Saccharomyces kudriavzevii IFO 1802 strain IFO1802 genome assembly, chromosome: 16:
GAAGATAGAGAACAAAAGTTGGAGATTGACGAAGAATGGGCCAAGTATACTTTGATACGATTAGAGAAAGTTAATATTAAAAGTTTCGAGGATGTGAAGAAGATCATCGCTGAAAGCGATGCACATGAATTAAACGGGTATAGCCAGTGGTTCAAGTATATCATAAACAACGAGCCACGCCACACCATGTTCTGTCGTAAGATTACATCTACACAGCTTTGGGTTCTGTTTAAGTATATGTCGAATACATGGATAAAAGAAATCTACAAGGAAGGATCGAATTGTCACCGTCTCCAAGATTGGCTCTTATATCTACTAATACATACGCCTGAAAAGCTCACGGCAGAATATACGAGCATGTTGAGAGATCTGGGAAAGAAATGCCGTGAATTGCTCCAAAAGAAGCCAGCTCAGGCTCGTAATGATAATAGAATAACACTCCCGATGGAAATGAGGGAATTAGATCTCGAGATGCCATCTGCCATGGAAAGTGCAACAATGATCGAACTTACCATTTGTGTCATAGCCCTTGACTTTGGTCAAAAAGACTTGATAGTATAAGATAGAGACATCctatatatgtaaatatCTTATATAGAAACAGAAAGGGTTATGGTTTAGTTTGACTCATCGCCTATAATTACTGATAGGCCGAAGATAAGCGGCGCTTTAAGAAAACTTGAGAATAAATTGTCAACGGTGATACAGTGATCTAGGGCATCGAACAATGTCAATCGACTAACTACAATTATCGTCTACACTGCAGGCTGCTACCTTGTAAGTTTCCTGACCAGCCAAACTCACCTTAACGAACAAGCATGTCTGAAGAATTCCCAACGCCTCAATTAATTGATGATTTAGAAGAGCATCCACAGCACAATAACGCTCGTGTGGTGAAGGATTTGCTTGCAGGTACAGCAGGTGGTATTGCACAAGTGCTTGTTGGCCAGCCTTTTGACACCACAAAAGTCAGATTGCAAGTATCCAGCACTCCGAAAACAGCCATGGAAGTTGTCAAAAAATTACTTGCCAATGAGGGTCCTCGTGGGTTCTATAAAGGGACTTTAACGCCGTTAATCGGTGTTGGCGCATGCGTCTCTTTACAGTTTGGTGTTAATGAGGCTATGaagagattttttcatcagcGCAACGTAAGTGAGTCGTCAACTTTGTCATTATCGCAATATTATTCATGTGGTGTCACAGGCGGTATAGTAAACTCATTCTTGGCTTCTCCAATCGAGCACGTCAGAATTCGTTTACAAACACAAACCGGTTCAGGAGCCAATGCAGAATTCAAGGGCCCTCTAGAATGCATTAAGAACctgagaaaaaacaagGGCTTGCTACGTGGTTTGACACCTACAATTTTGAGGGAGGGCCATGGATGCGGTACATATTTTTTGGTGTATGAAGCATTGATTGCTAATCAAATAAACAATCGTGGACTAGAAAGAAGGGACATTCCTGCCTGGAAATTGTGCATTTTTGGAGCATTATCCGGTACTGCCCTATGGTTAATGGTATACCCATTAGATGTCATTAAATCTGTTATGCAAACTGACGATTTGCAAAAGCCCAAGTTTGGTAATTCTATTTCCAGCGTAGCTAAAAAGTTATACGCCAGGGGAGGTGTTGGggcttttttcaaaggatTTGGCCCTACCATGCTAAGGGCCGCTCCAGCTAATGGAGCCACTTTTGCCACTTTTGAGTTGGCAATGAGGCTATTAGGCTGAAAGATTACGCAAAAGCTCGTGAACTAGTACCTGAAACTATAATATAATGTAATGTATAACTTGAGATTCTATCTTTTTATATCTAACTGTTGCTAATATATGCAcgtatatttata
Proteins encoded in this window:
- the BRR1 gene encoding Brr1p (similar to Saccharomyces cerevisiae BRR1 (YPR057W); ancestral locus Anc_3.347); the encoded protein is MKKAESQAPDFIFGQSRAFALTDSSVNPDAIKYLDNVRQEALRTNAMSIKNQMNLQKRTRHKSSMYDDEDEEATKRHAVPLFLMRLQNNADLWVKWFNSMKSAVLANAYEFTGYDDETLDLLLFYLRNYLKDIPRKTSKVENIIDVLDQYSFPEKPEDREQKLEIDEEWAKYTLIRLEKVNIKSFEDVKKIIAESDAHELNGYSQWFKYIINNEPRHTMFCRKITSTQLWVLFKYMSNTWIKEIYKEGSNCHRLQDWLLYLLIHTPEKLTAEYTSMLRDLGKKCRELLQKKPAQARNDNRITLPMEMRELDLEMPSAMESATMIELTICVIALDFGQKDLIV
- the YMC1 gene encoding organic acid transporter (similar to Saccharomyces cerevisiae YMC2 (YBR104W) and YMC1 (YPR058W); ancestral locus Anc_3.348) — its product is MSEEFPTPQLIDDLEEHPQHNNARVVKDLLAGTAGGIAQVLVGQPFDTTKVRLQVSSTPKTAMEVVKKLLANEGPRGFYKGTLTPLIGVGACVSLQFGVNEAMKRFFHQRNVSESSTLSLSQYYSCGVTGGIVNSFLASPIEHVRIRLQTQTGSGANAEFKGPLECIKNLRKNKGLLRGLTPTILREGHGCGTYFLVYEALIANQINNRGLERRDIPAWKLCIFGALSGTALWLMVYPLDVIKSVMQTDDLQKPKFGNSISSVAKKLYARGGVGAFFKGFGPTMLRAAPANGATFATFELAMRLLG